The Prionailurus viverrinus isolate Anna chromosome B4, UM_Priviv_1.0, whole genome shotgun sequence genome has a window encoding:
- the SGSM3 gene encoding small G protein signaling modulator 3 isoform X1: MSGSHTPSASGPFSALTPSMWPQEILAKSTQKEESVEQPEFFYDEFGFRVDKEDGANPGSGRPSGVSLMEDPPQRLRWQAHLEFTHNHDVGDLTWDKIAVSLPRSEKLRSLVLAGIPHSMRPQLWMRLSGALQKKRNSELSYREMVKNSSNDETIAAKQIEKDLLRTMPSNVCFASVSSIGVPRLRRVLRALAWLYPEIGYCQGTGMVAACLLLFLEEEDAFWMMCAIIEDLLPASYFSTTLLGVQTDQRVLRHLIVQYLPRLDKLLQEHDIELSLITLHWFLTAFASVVHIKLLLRLWDLFFYEGSLVLFQTTLGMLRLKEEELIQSENSASIFNTLSDIPSQIEDAELLLGEAMRLAGSLTDVAVETQRRKHLAYLIADQGQLLGTSATTNLSQVVRRRTQRRKSGITSLLFGEDDLEALKAKNIKQTELVADLREAILRVARHFQCTDPKNCSVELSPDYSMESHQRDHENYVACSRSHRRRAKALLDFERHDDDELGFRKNDIITIISQKDEHCWVGELNGLRGWFPAKFVEVLDERSKEVRGRTRYGCPWELLPPPQPWRVLAGGSGCEDGEGGVWPQAWDRGLSDPVPRHQYSIAGDDAVTEGVTDLVRGTLCPALKALFEHGLKKPSLLGGACHPWLFIEEAAGREVERDFDSVYSRLVLCKTYRLDEDGKVLTPEELLYRAVQSVNVTHDAAHAQMDVKLRSLICVGLNEQVLHLWLEVLCSSLPTVEKWYQPWSFLRSPGWVQIKCELRVLCCFAFSLSQDWELPVKREEEKKPLKEGVQDMLVKHHLFSWDIDG, translated from the exons ACGGTGCCAACCCCGGTTCCGGCAGGCCGTCAGGTGTGTCTCTGATGGAGGACCCTCCACAGAGACTGCGCTGGCAGGCCCACCTGGAGTTCACCCATAACCATGACGTGGGGGATCTCACATGGGACAAGAttgctgtctctctgccccgctcTGAGAAGCTTCGCTCCTTGGTGCTGGCGGGCATCCCACACAGCATGAGGCCACAG CTGTGGATGCGGCTCTCTGGGGCCCTGCAGAAGAAGAGGAATTCTGAGCTGTCCTACAGAGAGATGGTGAAGAACAGCTCCAACGATGAGACCATTGCTGCCAAACAG ATCGAGAAGGACCTGCTCCGCACCATGCCCAGCAACGTGTGCTTCGCCAGTGTGAGCAGCATCGGGGTGCCCCGCCTGCGCAGGGTTCTCCGGGCGCTGGCCTGGCTCTACCCAGAGATCGGCTACTGCCAGGGCACGGGCATG GTGGCTGCCTGCCTTCTGCtgttcctggaggaggaggacgcTTTCTGGATGATGTGCGCCATCATCGAGGACTTGCTCCCCGCCTCCTACTTCAGCACCACCCTGCTGGGAGTCCAGACAGACCAGCGGGTCCTGCGCCACCTCATCGTCCAGTACCTGCCTCGCTTGGACAAGTTGCTCCAGGAGCACGACATCG AGCTGTCTCTGATCACGCTGCACTGGTTCCTCACGGCCTTCGCCAGCGTGGTGCACATCAAGCTGCTGCTGCGCCTCTGGGACCTGTTTTTCTACGAGGGCTCCCTGGTGCTGTTCCAGACCACGCTGGGCATGCTGCGGCTCAAG GAGGAGGAGCTGATCCAGTCCGAGAACTCGGCCTCCATCTTCAACACGCTGTCAGACATCCCTTCGCAGATTGAGGACGCGGAGCTGCTGCTGGGGGAGGCCATGcggctggctggctccctcacGGATGTGGCCGTGGAGACGCAGCGCCGCAAGCACCTGGCCTACCTCATTGCGGACCAGGGCCAACTCCTAGGGACCAGTGCCACCACCAACCTGTCACAG GTCGTGCGGCGCCGGACCCAGCGGAGGAAGTCTGGCATCACCTCCCTGCTCTTTG GGGAGGACGACCTAGAGGCGCTCAAGGCCAAGAACATCAAGCAGACGGAACTGGTAGCCGACCTCCGGGAAGCCATCCTGCGTGTTGCCCGCCATTTCCAGTGCACAGACCCCAAAAACTGTAGTGTG GAGCTGAGCCCAGACTACAGCATGGAGAGCCACCAGCGGGACCACGAGAACTATGTGGCATGCTCACGCAGCCACCGGCGCCGAGCCAAGGCCCTGCTGGACTTCGAGCGACACGACGACGATGAGCTGGGCTTCCGCAAGAACGACATCATCACG ATCATATCTCAGAAGGATGAGCACTGCTGGGTCGGGGAGCTGAACGGCCTGAGAG GCTGGTTTCCAGCCAAGTTTGTGGAAGTCCTGGATGAACGGAGCAAAGAGGTAAGAGGGCGCACAAGGTACGGCTGCCCCTGGGAGCTGCTGCCGCCGCCTCAACCCTGGCGCGTGCTGGCTGGTGGCAGTGGCTGTGAGGACGGGGAAGGGGGTGTCTGGCCGCAGGCGTGGGACCGGGGCCTCTCAGACCCTGTCCCCCGCCATCAGTACTCCATCGCGGGGGATGATGCTGTGACAGAGGGGGTCACGGACTTGGTTCGAGGGACCCTCTGCCCAGCTCTCAAGGCCCTGTTTGAACATGGGCTGAAGAAGCCGTCCCTGCTGGGAGGTGCCTGCCACCCTTGGCTGTTCATCGAGGAG GCAGCAGGCCGGGAGGTGGAGAGAGACTTTGACTCGGTGTATTCACGCCTGGTGCTGTGTAAGACGTACAG GTTGGATGAAGATGGCAAAGTCTTGACCCCGGAGGAGCTGCTCTACCGG GCTGTGCAGTCTGTGAACGTGACCCATGACGCTGCACACGCACAGATGGATGTCAAGCTCCGTTCCCTCATCTGCGTGGGACTCAA CGAGCAGGTCTTGCACCTGTGGCTGGAGGTGCTCTGCTCCAGCCTGCCTACCGTGGAGAAGTGGTACCAGCCCTGGTCTTTCCTGCGCAGCCCTGGCTGGGTCCAGATCAAATGTGAGCTCCG cGTTCTCTGCTGCTTCGCCTTCAGCCTCTCGCAGGACTGGGAACTTCCTGTGAAGAGAGAG GAGGAGAAGAAGCCACTGAAGGAGGGTGTTCAGGACATGCTGGTGAAGCACCACCTCTTCAGCTGGGACATAGACGGGTGA
- the SGSM3 gene encoding small G protein signaling modulator 3 isoform X3, whose amino-acid sequence MSGSHTPSASGPFSALTPSMWPQEILAKSTQKEESVEQPEFFYDEFGFRVDKEDGANPGSGRPSGVSLMEDPPQRLRWQAHLEFTHNHDVGDLTWDKIAVSLPRSEKLRSLVLAGIPHSMRPQLWMRLSGALQKKRNSELSYREMVKNSSNDETIAAKQVAACLLLFLEEEDAFWMMCAIIEDLLPASYFSTTLLGVQTDQRVLRHLIVQYLPRLDKLLQEHDIELSLITLHWFLTAFASVVHIKLLLRLWDLFFYEGSLVLFQTTLGMLRLKEEELIQSENSASIFNTLSDIPSQIEDAELLLGEAMRLAGSLTDVAVETQRRKHLAYLIADQGQLLGTSATTNLSQVVRRRTQRRKSGITSLLFGEDDLEALKAKNIKQTELVADLREAILRVARHFQCTDPKNCSVELSPDYSMESHQRDHENYVACSRSHRRRAKALLDFERHDDDELGFRKNDIITIISQKDEHCWVGELNGLRGWFPAKFVEVLDERSKEVRGRTRYGCPWELLPPPQPWRVLAGGSGCEDGEGGVWPQAWDRGLSDPVPRHQYSIAGDDAVTEGVTDLVRGTLCPALKALFEHGLKKPSLLGGACHPWLFIEEAAGREVERDFDSVYSRLVLCKTYRLDEDGKVLTPEELLYRAVQSVNVTHDAAHAQMDVKLRSLICVGLNEQVLHLWLEVLCSSLPTVEKWYQPWSFLRSPGWVQIKCELRVLCCFAFSLSQDWELPVKREEEKKPLKEGVQDMLVKHHLFSWDIDG is encoded by the exons ACGGTGCCAACCCCGGTTCCGGCAGGCCGTCAGGTGTGTCTCTGATGGAGGACCCTCCACAGAGACTGCGCTGGCAGGCCCACCTGGAGTTCACCCATAACCATGACGTGGGGGATCTCACATGGGACAAGAttgctgtctctctgccccgctcTGAGAAGCTTCGCTCCTTGGTGCTGGCGGGCATCCCACACAGCATGAGGCCACAG CTGTGGATGCGGCTCTCTGGGGCCCTGCAGAAGAAGAGGAATTCTGAGCTGTCCTACAGAGAGATGGTGAAGAACAGCTCCAACGATGAGACCATTGCTGCCAAACAG GTGGCTGCCTGCCTTCTGCtgttcctggaggaggaggacgcTTTCTGGATGATGTGCGCCATCATCGAGGACTTGCTCCCCGCCTCCTACTTCAGCACCACCCTGCTGGGAGTCCAGACAGACCAGCGGGTCCTGCGCCACCTCATCGTCCAGTACCTGCCTCGCTTGGACAAGTTGCTCCAGGAGCACGACATCG AGCTGTCTCTGATCACGCTGCACTGGTTCCTCACGGCCTTCGCCAGCGTGGTGCACATCAAGCTGCTGCTGCGCCTCTGGGACCTGTTTTTCTACGAGGGCTCCCTGGTGCTGTTCCAGACCACGCTGGGCATGCTGCGGCTCAAG GAGGAGGAGCTGATCCAGTCCGAGAACTCGGCCTCCATCTTCAACACGCTGTCAGACATCCCTTCGCAGATTGAGGACGCGGAGCTGCTGCTGGGGGAGGCCATGcggctggctggctccctcacGGATGTGGCCGTGGAGACGCAGCGCCGCAAGCACCTGGCCTACCTCATTGCGGACCAGGGCCAACTCCTAGGGACCAGTGCCACCACCAACCTGTCACAG GTCGTGCGGCGCCGGACCCAGCGGAGGAAGTCTGGCATCACCTCCCTGCTCTTTG GGGAGGACGACCTAGAGGCGCTCAAGGCCAAGAACATCAAGCAGACGGAACTGGTAGCCGACCTCCGGGAAGCCATCCTGCGTGTTGCCCGCCATTTCCAGTGCACAGACCCCAAAAACTGTAGTGTG GAGCTGAGCCCAGACTACAGCATGGAGAGCCACCAGCGGGACCACGAGAACTATGTGGCATGCTCACGCAGCCACCGGCGCCGAGCCAAGGCCCTGCTGGACTTCGAGCGACACGACGACGATGAGCTGGGCTTCCGCAAGAACGACATCATCACG ATCATATCTCAGAAGGATGAGCACTGCTGGGTCGGGGAGCTGAACGGCCTGAGAG GCTGGTTTCCAGCCAAGTTTGTGGAAGTCCTGGATGAACGGAGCAAAGAGGTAAGAGGGCGCACAAGGTACGGCTGCCCCTGGGAGCTGCTGCCGCCGCCTCAACCCTGGCGCGTGCTGGCTGGTGGCAGTGGCTGTGAGGACGGGGAAGGGGGTGTCTGGCCGCAGGCGTGGGACCGGGGCCTCTCAGACCCTGTCCCCCGCCATCAGTACTCCATCGCGGGGGATGATGCTGTGACAGAGGGGGTCACGGACTTGGTTCGAGGGACCCTCTGCCCAGCTCTCAAGGCCCTGTTTGAACATGGGCTGAAGAAGCCGTCCCTGCTGGGAGGTGCCTGCCACCCTTGGCTGTTCATCGAGGAG GCAGCAGGCCGGGAGGTGGAGAGAGACTTTGACTCGGTGTATTCACGCCTGGTGCTGTGTAAGACGTACAG GTTGGATGAAGATGGCAAAGTCTTGACCCCGGAGGAGCTGCTCTACCGG GCTGTGCAGTCTGTGAACGTGACCCATGACGCTGCACACGCACAGATGGATGTCAAGCTCCGTTCCCTCATCTGCGTGGGACTCAA CGAGCAGGTCTTGCACCTGTGGCTGGAGGTGCTCTGCTCCAGCCTGCCTACCGTGGAGAAGTGGTACCAGCCCTGGTCTTTCCTGCGCAGCCCTGGCTGGGTCCAGATCAAATGTGAGCTCCG cGTTCTCTGCTGCTTCGCCTTCAGCCTCTCGCAGGACTGGGAACTTCCTGTGAAGAGAGAG GAGGAGAAGAAGCCACTGAAGGAGGGTGTTCAGGACATGCTGGTGAAGCACCACCTCTTCAGCTGGGACATAGACGGGTGA
- the SGSM3 gene encoding small G protein signaling modulator 3 isoform X2, translating to MSGSHTPSASGPFSALTPSMWPQEILAKSTQKEESVEQPEFFYDEFGFRVDKEDGANPGSGRPSGVSLMEDPPQRLRWQAHLEFTHNHDVGDLTWDKIAVSLPRSEKLRSLVLAGIPHSMRPQLWMRLSGALQKKRNSELSYREMVKNSSNDETIAAKQIEKDLLRTMPSNVCFASVSSIGVPRLRRVLRALAWLYPEIGYCQGTGMVAACLLLFLEEEDAFWMMCAIIEDLLPASYFSTTLLGVQTDQRVLRHLIVQYLPRLDKLLQEHDIELSLITLHWFLTAFASVVHIKLLLRLWDLFFYEGSLVLFQTTLGMLRLKEEELIQSENSASIFNTLSDIPSQIEDAELLLGEAMRLAGSLTDVAVETQRRKHLAYLIADQGQLLGTSATTNLSQVVRRRTQRRKSGITSLLFGEDDLEALKAKNIKQTELVADLREAILRVARHFQCTDPKNCSVELSPDYSMESHQRDHENYVACSRSHRRRAKALLDFERHDDDELGFRKNDIITIISQKDEHCWVGELNGLRGWFPAKFVEVLDERSKEVRGRTRYGCPWELLPPPQPWRVLAGGSGCEDGEGGVWPQAWDRGLSDPVPRHQYSIAGDDAVTEGVTDLVRGTLCPALKALFEHGLKKPSLLGGACHPWLFIEEAAGREVERDFDSVYSRLVLCKTYRLDEDGKVLTPEELLYRAVQSVNVTHDAAHAQMDVKLRSLICVGLNEQVLHLWLEVLCSSLPTVEKWYQPWSFLRSPGWVQIKCELRVLCCFAFSLSQDWELPVKREEKKPLKEGVQDMLVKHHLFSWDIDG from the exons ACGGTGCCAACCCCGGTTCCGGCAGGCCGTCAGGTGTGTCTCTGATGGAGGACCCTCCACAGAGACTGCGCTGGCAGGCCCACCTGGAGTTCACCCATAACCATGACGTGGGGGATCTCACATGGGACAAGAttgctgtctctctgccccgctcTGAGAAGCTTCGCTCCTTGGTGCTGGCGGGCATCCCACACAGCATGAGGCCACAG CTGTGGATGCGGCTCTCTGGGGCCCTGCAGAAGAAGAGGAATTCTGAGCTGTCCTACAGAGAGATGGTGAAGAACAGCTCCAACGATGAGACCATTGCTGCCAAACAG ATCGAGAAGGACCTGCTCCGCACCATGCCCAGCAACGTGTGCTTCGCCAGTGTGAGCAGCATCGGGGTGCCCCGCCTGCGCAGGGTTCTCCGGGCGCTGGCCTGGCTCTACCCAGAGATCGGCTACTGCCAGGGCACGGGCATG GTGGCTGCCTGCCTTCTGCtgttcctggaggaggaggacgcTTTCTGGATGATGTGCGCCATCATCGAGGACTTGCTCCCCGCCTCCTACTTCAGCACCACCCTGCTGGGAGTCCAGACAGACCAGCGGGTCCTGCGCCACCTCATCGTCCAGTACCTGCCTCGCTTGGACAAGTTGCTCCAGGAGCACGACATCG AGCTGTCTCTGATCACGCTGCACTGGTTCCTCACGGCCTTCGCCAGCGTGGTGCACATCAAGCTGCTGCTGCGCCTCTGGGACCTGTTTTTCTACGAGGGCTCCCTGGTGCTGTTCCAGACCACGCTGGGCATGCTGCGGCTCAAG GAGGAGGAGCTGATCCAGTCCGAGAACTCGGCCTCCATCTTCAACACGCTGTCAGACATCCCTTCGCAGATTGAGGACGCGGAGCTGCTGCTGGGGGAGGCCATGcggctggctggctccctcacGGATGTGGCCGTGGAGACGCAGCGCCGCAAGCACCTGGCCTACCTCATTGCGGACCAGGGCCAACTCCTAGGGACCAGTGCCACCACCAACCTGTCACAG GTCGTGCGGCGCCGGACCCAGCGGAGGAAGTCTGGCATCACCTCCCTGCTCTTTG GGGAGGACGACCTAGAGGCGCTCAAGGCCAAGAACATCAAGCAGACGGAACTGGTAGCCGACCTCCGGGAAGCCATCCTGCGTGTTGCCCGCCATTTCCAGTGCACAGACCCCAAAAACTGTAGTGTG GAGCTGAGCCCAGACTACAGCATGGAGAGCCACCAGCGGGACCACGAGAACTATGTGGCATGCTCACGCAGCCACCGGCGCCGAGCCAAGGCCCTGCTGGACTTCGAGCGACACGACGACGATGAGCTGGGCTTCCGCAAGAACGACATCATCACG ATCATATCTCAGAAGGATGAGCACTGCTGGGTCGGGGAGCTGAACGGCCTGAGAG GCTGGTTTCCAGCCAAGTTTGTGGAAGTCCTGGATGAACGGAGCAAAGAGGTAAGAGGGCGCACAAGGTACGGCTGCCCCTGGGAGCTGCTGCCGCCGCCTCAACCCTGGCGCGTGCTGGCTGGTGGCAGTGGCTGTGAGGACGGGGAAGGGGGTGTCTGGCCGCAGGCGTGGGACCGGGGCCTCTCAGACCCTGTCCCCCGCCATCAGTACTCCATCGCGGGGGATGATGCTGTGACAGAGGGGGTCACGGACTTGGTTCGAGGGACCCTCTGCCCAGCTCTCAAGGCCCTGTTTGAACATGGGCTGAAGAAGCCGTCCCTGCTGGGAGGTGCCTGCCACCCTTGGCTGTTCATCGAGGAG GCAGCAGGCCGGGAGGTGGAGAGAGACTTTGACTCGGTGTATTCACGCCTGGTGCTGTGTAAGACGTACAG GTTGGATGAAGATGGCAAAGTCTTGACCCCGGAGGAGCTGCTCTACCGG GCTGTGCAGTCTGTGAACGTGACCCATGACGCTGCACACGCACAGATGGATGTCAAGCTCCGTTCCCTCATCTGCGTGGGACTCAA CGAGCAGGTCTTGCACCTGTGGCTGGAGGTGCTCTGCTCCAGCCTGCCTACCGTGGAGAAGTGGTACCAGCCCTGGTCTTTCCTGCGCAGCCCTGGCTGGGTCCAGATCAAATGTGAGCTCCG cGTTCTCTGCTGCTTCGCCTTCAGCCTCTCGCAGGACTGGGAACTTCCTGTGAAGAGAGAG GAGAAGAAGCCACTGAAGGAGGGTGTTCAGGACATGCTGGTGAAGCACCACCTCTTCAGCTGGGACATAGACGGGTGA
- the SGSM3 gene encoding small G protein signaling modulator 3 isoform X4 — MSGSHTPSASGPFSALTPSMWPQEILAKSTQKEESVEQPEFFYDEFGFRVDKEDGANPGSGRPSGVSLMEDPPQRLRWQAHLEFTHNHDVGDLTWDKIAVSLPRSEKLRSLVLAGIPHSMRPQLWMRLSGALQKKRNSELSYREMVKNSSNDETIAAKQIEKDLLRTMPSNVCFASVSSIGVPRLRRVLRALAWLYPEIGYCQGTGMVAACLLLFLEEEDAFWMMCAIIEDLLPASYFSTTLLGVQTDQRVLRHLIVQYLPRLDKLLQEHDIELSLITLHWFLTAFASVVHIKLLLRLWDLFFYEGSLVLFQTTLGMLRLKEEELIQSENSASIFNTLSDIPSQIEDAELLLGEAMRLAGSLTDVAVETQRRKHLAYLIADQGQLLGTSATTNLSQVVRRRTQRRKSGITSLLFGEDDLEALKAKNIKQTELVADLREAILRVARHFQCTDPKNCSVELSPDYSMESHQRDHENYVACSRSHRRRAKALLDFERHDDDELGFRKNDIITIISQKDEHCWVGELNGLRGWFPAKFVEVLDERSKEYSIAGDDAVTEGVTDLVRGTLCPALKALFEHGLKKPSLLGGACHPWLFIEEAAGREVERDFDSVYSRLVLCKTYRLDEDGKVLTPEELLYRAVQSVNVTHDAAHAQMDVKLRSLICVGLNEQVLHLWLEVLCSSLPTVEKWYQPWSFLRSPGWVQIKCELRVLCCFAFSLSQDWELPVKREEEKKPLKEGVQDMLVKHHLFSWDIDG, encoded by the exons ACGGTGCCAACCCCGGTTCCGGCAGGCCGTCAGGTGTGTCTCTGATGGAGGACCCTCCACAGAGACTGCGCTGGCAGGCCCACCTGGAGTTCACCCATAACCATGACGTGGGGGATCTCACATGGGACAAGAttgctgtctctctgccccgctcTGAGAAGCTTCGCTCCTTGGTGCTGGCGGGCATCCCACACAGCATGAGGCCACAG CTGTGGATGCGGCTCTCTGGGGCCCTGCAGAAGAAGAGGAATTCTGAGCTGTCCTACAGAGAGATGGTGAAGAACAGCTCCAACGATGAGACCATTGCTGCCAAACAG ATCGAGAAGGACCTGCTCCGCACCATGCCCAGCAACGTGTGCTTCGCCAGTGTGAGCAGCATCGGGGTGCCCCGCCTGCGCAGGGTTCTCCGGGCGCTGGCCTGGCTCTACCCAGAGATCGGCTACTGCCAGGGCACGGGCATG GTGGCTGCCTGCCTTCTGCtgttcctggaggaggaggacgcTTTCTGGATGATGTGCGCCATCATCGAGGACTTGCTCCCCGCCTCCTACTTCAGCACCACCCTGCTGGGAGTCCAGACAGACCAGCGGGTCCTGCGCCACCTCATCGTCCAGTACCTGCCTCGCTTGGACAAGTTGCTCCAGGAGCACGACATCG AGCTGTCTCTGATCACGCTGCACTGGTTCCTCACGGCCTTCGCCAGCGTGGTGCACATCAAGCTGCTGCTGCGCCTCTGGGACCTGTTTTTCTACGAGGGCTCCCTGGTGCTGTTCCAGACCACGCTGGGCATGCTGCGGCTCAAG GAGGAGGAGCTGATCCAGTCCGAGAACTCGGCCTCCATCTTCAACACGCTGTCAGACATCCCTTCGCAGATTGAGGACGCGGAGCTGCTGCTGGGGGAGGCCATGcggctggctggctccctcacGGATGTGGCCGTGGAGACGCAGCGCCGCAAGCACCTGGCCTACCTCATTGCGGACCAGGGCCAACTCCTAGGGACCAGTGCCACCACCAACCTGTCACAG GTCGTGCGGCGCCGGACCCAGCGGAGGAAGTCTGGCATCACCTCCCTGCTCTTTG GGGAGGACGACCTAGAGGCGCTCAAGGCCAAGAACATCAAGCAGACGGAACTGGTAGCCGACCTCCGGGAAGCCATCCTGCGTGTTGCCCGCCATTTCCAGTGCACAGACCCCAAAAACTGTAGTGTG GAGCTGAGCCCAGACTACAGCATGGAGAGCCACCAGCGGGACCACGAGAACTATGTGGCATGCTCACGCAGCCACCGGCGCCGAGCCAAGGCCCTGCTGGACTTCGAGCGACACGACGACGATGAGCTGGGCTTCCGCAAGAACGACATCATCACG ATCATATCTCAGAAGGATGAGCACTGCTGGGTCGGGGAGCTGAACGGCCTGAGAG GCTGGTTTCCAGCCAAGTTTGTGGAAGTCCTGGATGAACGGAGCAAAGAG TACTCCATCGCGGGGGATGATGCTGTGACAGAGGGGGTCACGGACTTGGTTCGAGGGACCCTCTGCCCAGCTCTCAAGGCCCTGTTTGAACATGGGCTGAAGAAGCCGTCCCTGCTGGGAGGTGCCTGCCACCCTTGGCTGTTCATCGAGGAG GCAGCAGGCCGGGAGGTGGAGAGAGACTTTGACTCGGTGTATTCACGCCTGGTGCTGTGTAAGACGTACAG GTTGGATGAAGATGGCAAAGTCTTGACCCCGGAGGAGCTGCTCTACCGG GCTGTGCAGTCTGTGAACGTGACCCATGACGCTGCACACGCACAGATGGATGTCAAGCTCCGTTCCCTCATCTGCGTGGGACTCAA CGAGCAGGTCTTGCACCTGTGGCTGGAGGTGCTCTGCTCCAGCCTGCCTACCGTGGAGAAGTGGTACCAGCCCTGGTCTTTCCTGCGCAGCCCTGGCTGGGTCCAGATCAAATGTGAGCTCCG cGTTCTCTGCTGCTTCGCCTTCAGCCTCTCGCAGGACTGGGAACTTCCTGTGAAGAGAGAG GAGGAGAAGAAGCCACTGAAGGAGGGTGTTCAGGACATGCTGGTGAAGCACCACCTCTTCAGCTGGGACATAGACGGGTGA